A region of Paractinoplanes abujensis DNA encodes the following proteins:
- a CDS encoding glutamate ABC transporter substrate-binding protein has translation MRIRAVLAVTALAATTALAACSGDTSPLDTTTSMPQQNAVTAAPPAERAPAPACNPRASLRPGSSALPAPGDMPAGSYMETIQKRGRLVLGTSQDTLLFSSRNPFTGQIEGFDVDMGRQIAEAIFGDPTKIQIKVIGYDKRVSSAADGSVDIVADTMTANCDRWRDVNFSSIYYEAGQKVLVSKNSTAKSIDDLGGKKVCSAAGSTSFENIGKRPTKPVAVAKPAFGDCLVAFQRNEVDGISTDDTILAGMAAQDPYAKVIGKRFTEEPYAIAMSKAHPEFTRFVNAVLERNRADGTWKKTYERWLGDFGAAPPPPTAVYDK, from the coding sequence ATGCGCATCCGAGCCGTCCTCGCCGTCACCGCGCTCGCCGCCACCACCGCCCTGGCCGCCTGCTCGGGCGACACCAGCCCGCTCGACACGACCACCTCGATGCCGCAGCAGAACGCCGTCACCGCGGCCCCGCCGGCCGAGCGCGCGCCCGCGCCCGCCTGCAACCCGCGGGCCAGCCTGCGGCCCGGCTCGAGCGCCCTGCCGGCGCCGGGCGACATGCCCGCCGGCAGTTACATGGAGACGATCCAGAAGCGCGGCCGGCTCGTGCTCGGCACCAGCCAGGACACGCTGCTGTTCAGCTCGCGCAACCCCTTCACGGGGCAGATCGAGGGCTTCGACGTCGACATGGGCCGCCAGATCGCCGAGGCCATCTTCGGCGACCCCACGAAGATCCAGATCAAAGTCATCGGGTACGACAAGCGGGTCAGTTCCGCGGCCGACGGCAGTGTGGATATCGTCGCGGACACCATGACGGCCAACTGCGACCGCTGGCGGGACGTGAACTTCTCCAGCATCTATTACGAAGCCGGGCAGAAGGTGCTCGTGTCGAAGAACTCGACGGCGAAGAGCATCGACGACCTCGGCGGCAAGAAGGTGTGCTCGGCGGCGGGCTCCACCTCGTTCGAGAACATCGGCAAGCGGCCGACGAAACCGGTGGCCGTGGCCAAACCGGCGTTCGGCGACTGCCTGGTCGCGTTCCAGCGCAACGAGGTCGACGGCATCTCGACCGACGACACGATCCTGGCCGGCATGGCCGCGCAGGACCCGTACGCGAAGGTCATCGGCAAGCGTTTCACCGAGGAGCCGTACGCGATCGCCATGTCGAAGGCGCACCCGGAGTTCACCCGGTTCGTCAACGCCGTGCTCGAACGCAACCGGGCCGACGGCACCTGGAAGAAGACGTACGAGCGGTGGCTGGGCGACTTCGGTGCGGCCCCGCC